The Fusarium fujikuroi IMI 58289 draft genome, chromosome FFUJ_chr01 sequence TGAGATACAGTGGTTGGAGGGACGGAAAAGGTAAATATTGACATGCGCTGATCGAATTGTAAAGAAGCCTCAGCTCAGTGCCGGTCAGTATCGTCAGAGAAGTAACAAACAAAACAGAAAGGAATCCATAAGGTACACACGCCCGAAGGAACCTGGAATATTTGAGAGAATACCAACGTCACGGGTCTCCAATTAAAAGACCATGACTATTATAGTACGTGCGTACTGTACCCCAACAACCATGTTCTCCTGATGGCACAGCAACATGAACTTCCATCATAGCACAAAACACGCAATCCAGTGTTTACGTTTCTTCCCCTAGCTCAGCAATGACGCCCATGGCTATTTTTCTAAGGACCAAAGACCCATCTTTGAGTGCAAGGATCTCGAAGTCGTGTCACTTTATTAAAGCGGCGGTTCTGGGTCTATCCTCAAAATGATACTTGACACAAGATTACTATGTCTTGCCGTAGATCAAATCAAGCCAAGTCTATTCGAGACGTCTTGTTTTCCTCCCAAAACCATGCTTGGTTGTGTGTAACGATAGATGCGCGTCTCATAAATTGTTTTACAGCTTTACAACAGCCAACTCAAACAGACAATGCCGTCCTCCCCATCATCGACTGGTATTTCAATCCTGTATCTACCCTTTAACGCCGTTGAATGCCTCATTTTCGTGATTTAGTTTTCTGTCATCCTGAGACAGTTGTCCACTCCAGGCCTCCTGTTTCTGTAGCGAGTGTGCCTGAAAAGTAACGTCAAGCCATTCCTTTGCTCGTCTGGTTTCGTGGCTAGAGCAACTCCATacatccatcatcttgacgATTTACATCTTTTGATACAGCCGGATAAAGTAGCAATCGCGCATCGTTGCACTTTTCATTAATCGACGATCCATTATGACTTCGGTGCTAAAACTAGCAGCCCGCTTCAAGCCGCAATAGCAGGCGATGCAGACTGTCCAGTATCACCAGCAGCATTTCGTGCAGACTCCATGAAAGTTGGCCGATATTTGGTCAAATACTTGCCTGCCATAGGTCTTGATTCTTCAACTAGTGACGGGTCAGCAACTATCCTGAGAAGAGGTTCCAATTCGACTTACATTCGGTCCAGATATCTTGCACCGTGTCCAGTGCAATCTCTTTGACAGGTGGCCGCATCATGACCAAGTATAGAAGGCTTGTCAAAGCCAGCTGAACGACGCTGGGGTCGCGACACATGTGCTTTACGCGCGACAGGAGGTTCTTGTTTAGCTCGGGTATTTCACTCAAGAATCGCGTCAACACTTTGTCTTGAGGGTGTAGATATGGCAAAAAGCCATCAATCAAACGCATGCAACACTTTTCGTAGTACAAGGGTCGGTCGCCGCCCTTTTTCTGTTGTAGTTTGTCGTTGTACCACTCTTCACAGAGCCATGAGACCGCCACATCAATATGCTTTCGGAAGTCCTCCATCACATAGGAATATAAAACGTCGCGAATATTGTTGCTGAGAGACTGGGGTGCTGATGAGCCACCCTCCTCTTTGATAGAGGTTTCCTCGAGACCGGCCACAGAGCGCGTTGCTAGTCGTGCCAGTATTGTCATCCAAGAATCCCGATTACCAGAACTAGCTGCTAGTCTGCTGAAGCCAgctttgctcttcttggccgGGTCTTCTAacgacttcatcatctcaatcACCCGGGTGACTGTTCCATTGCCTGCTGTCAGTGCCGTTTCTGGGGTTAGAGCACTAGGCTGATGAAGGTGGAATGATTTCAGTGCAAGGCCATCGTCCAATACCGGTGCATCATGCATGGGTGAGCTATCTAGCTTGTTGAGAATCTGTTCTGTATCCTCGGCCTGGTAAAAATCAGGCTCAtagtcatcatcgtcttcgtctaCGCCCAACGGGGCGGTATTGGGATTTAACTCAGGAGCTGGAGCATTGGCCAGGGTGTCGAGACGGCCGCGAATACCATCGACAGCTTTAGATAATACCTGGGGGTCAAGTCTCGACAGCGTGGTAACGGCGATCCTTGCGACCAAAGGAGCGGGAACTAGCGAGATATCGAAATTCTTGAGAGCAGTATTGTCGATGAGTGTGAAAACGTCGGCTAGGCTGTGGGGGCCGGGGCCCAACGGTGGTATTTGAATTTGTGCTGGGGATAATCGCTGTCGTTTGGGATCATTGGCATCTTGTGGTGCTGGCTCGAGGGGACGTTTTCGTCCAGAATCGTCAAAAAATTCTGCCATAATCTGCATCATGCGTTCTACGTGCTGCTGTATCCTGTGAGCCATTGGATTGTTGGGATCTCGCTTCATAAGATGGATAAGTAGCATTCGAGTTGTTTTTTCCATGGATCTAATCATGACGCGGGTCTTGGGGGTTAGAGGAGAGTTGGCGAGCTTGAGGGGATTAAAGTTGACAAGAGCATTGATGATCCTGTTCGAGGTTCCTGGTCGTGTCCTCACGAGGATTGACATGCAGTTCAACGTTGCGTCTACGAGCAGAGCATCGCTGCAGTTTCGCGTACAGTTAGTTACACGGGCATTTACAGTCAAAAGCGACCCTCTTACCTGCTCTCCTGTAGAGTTGCCAACATTCTATCCAGTAGTCCGGACGCTTCAGCCTCTAAGTTCCGAGGATCAAGTGACTGGTGATTTGGGGGGACTTTATCCAGCGAGACATCTAGAGTACCGCCATACTGTTTCAATATGTTAGCGACATCCCATTTATTTAGATCACAGACTCATACTCGTAGCTCAGAACCCGTCGCTGCTGTCTGTGCCAGAACTACACGCTGCGCGAACTTGATGCAACAAATCCTCACGGTAGGGCTAGCATTGTCCCATATCCTTAGAACCTTTTGTTTTACGGCTACCATTCGTTCCCAAGTGATTGTGTCGTATCCGTTGTTGATGCTACATAGTCACATTAGCTAAATCTTGCATCTCGCAGGGCAGTCTCATCATACATCCACCTCATCGCCAAGGGATAGATACTGGCAACGCATTGGATCACACTTCGCAGAACTTGAGGGTCTTCACGCTCGTTCTCGAGCATAGACTCCAATGTTGGTAAAACATAAGGTTGCATTGTCTCCTTTTCTCCATTTGGTAGAGCAGGCGTCGAAAAAGCTTCAGCTAGAAATTCGGCGCCCCATCTTCGCAGCTCGAGCGCTGCACTTGGTCCGATGATGGGTAGTATTCCCTTGACAACACTGGGATAATATTTGACATCTCCCAAAACCAACTTTCGTGCATCATCAAGCTGCCGGATCTGGTCCGACACTGAAAGATTCGCTGCCATGATTTATTGGTCGGGTTCTCGGTCGCGGCGGTAGGTGTCGGCGGATGATGAAATTATAAGCTTCCTGTAAGTGTGCGATGAAGTGGTTTTCGCAGATAAAGATGCCGATGCGGCTCTTGAACCGTGGTCGCGCGACTAGGCTTAAGCTTTGTAGCTGTGCATGCTTTGCATCAACcgctcagcttcatcaaaggATCGGAAGTCGCGCGTGCCGCGGCGTCCTCATACACGTCGGGGATTCGTTCCGCGCtgtcgttgtcgttgtcgctGTTGGGGTTGGTATATCTCAGACCTGAATCTTTTGAAATGGCGACGCGAAAGCAGAGAATATGGAACGTGGAAACGGAAACAGACCCttgcaagcaagcaagctcCACAAAGAACCTGGAACTAAGGTAAGGAAAGTTCAATAGACGTCACGGTCATCCTCCATCCGCCCGATGTTTAGCCGCAAATATTCTTCTTACCTCAGTACAAAGGCGCATCAACATTCACTTGAAGTACATTCGAGATAGAGCTATATCTCGCAGCATTTAAGCAATTGGCCCTCTTCAATTGCATTGTGGCCTGGCACAGGATAACTCTTGTAATAATTGACAACTCGACCATCCAAGATGCCCACCAGGTTTGTTTACTGAAAAACAGTCACTGAAGTGGGCTGATCATGACTCTGAAACAGCCCGCACTCAACATACTACGATCGCCGTCTGCGACAGGGCCCTGCGCTTGTACGAGCACGACGGCCCTATCTTGTCAAAAATGCCGTGACAGGCCTTGGTCTCTTGGCTGTCGTTGGAAGCATCTGTATGCAGAGAGAGAGCTCTTGTGTGGTTGTCATCCTCTGCTAACGTGGTCTAGATTGGTATACGCTTAACGCCGTTGGTCAAGACAATTTCGAAGATGTCAAGGTCCCAGATGCGCCCGCAAAGTCATCTGCCTCCAAGTAGACAGTTCACCTAAGTGGCCTGGCCACATGTACGATTAAGCGCTGGAATTTCGATGTGGATGCAAGTTGAATAAGAGGGCAAAATGCAGTGTTGCTATTCATAAGACCTACAAAGCAAAACGCCCAGAAAACTCCACATCCTTTTATGTACAACAGGTTTGCCAGCTATTCTGTGCAGGGTGTATATAAGCATATGAAGACCTTTGTACAGTGACTCTCAAGCAACCGGCTATCCACTACCTACAAAGTGGATGCCTTTCGCTCGACTGATGGCAGTAGACAGATATATACTAGCTGCCGTAGACGAATGCAATATTCTAATGTCGCTCAAGtccaaagaaaaagaaaaagaaaaagacagcCTGGTCCGCAGCGGCCTGAACCGACCATCTCCCCTGGGTATCACAAAATCCGAGTACAAAAGCAAGATGCCCCATAGTTTTACCAATCCAGTCCTATCCGAGGGATATGTTCAACCACAAATCTTACACACTCAGCGTCTATGTAGCTGCTGCTTTTGTACCGCGGTTGACGCCGGGCAGACGGTTGCCAACCCGTTTAGCTTGGTGAGCCGGGCTTAGTAGCGTTCTTGTCAATTCTGGAGACTCCGATAGTCGTGCTGAGAGTGGAGGAGACTGCGTGATTTGGGCGCCAGGAGGCACAGAAGCTTGGTGCGCACCACGGCTGGTCATCTCGTCTGGAGGTGCCTCCGTTGAAGCAGCTGTAGGGTGCACCTTGTGAAGTAAATGATTTGGATTGGCCCACGGCGTCTCTCGAAGGAATTGTTCACCAGCGGGTCCGAGGCGATCAAATGGCTGGGCATAGTATTCCTCGCGTCGTTGGTTTACTGGCTTATGTCGTGATCGCTTGGCTCGCTTACGATAGTCAGCTCAGTGCTCTGGGAGCTGACTTGTGTTATTAACGTACCTCAATGGCAGCTATATCATCTTCCAGTTCCGACGGTGTCGCCCCGCTCATCTCGGGGCCTGCGGGGAACCCTTTGTACTTTGCAATCGTAGCTAGTGCTGAGACTTCGGTGTTGTAGGCGATCGCATTTCTCACACGTTGTGCGGGATCCTTGGGGTAGAGCAAGCCGCAGTCCTGCAAGCTGTGTGCGCTTCGCCTTGCAGTCTGGATGTCGTACCACTCTTGATTAAGTGCTTCTAGTGtcctttctctcttctcacgAACCGCTTGGTAGTACTGCCCCCATATTTGGGCTCGCTGGGCAACGGACCGTCGCTCGTGAGCCTTGAGGCGATATTCGTGTTCATTGTTTATTTCGCGTAGCTTTTGTTCTAGTCGATCATCCAGACACTGCTTCATGTTTAGGTACTCAGGATGTGTCGGTTCGCTGGCAAGGAGTGactgttcttcctcttccagtCGTTCAAGTCGGTCTTTGTAGAGCCTAGACAAGACATCAGCAGGTAAATGCTTGTTATCACGATACAACGTACCTGTCACGAAACACCCCAAACATTTCTTCGATAACAGTCCAATCCTTGAAAGCGGCTTGTTTTCGTTCCACTGTGACAAGATAAGTAAGATGACCTGGATCATGAGTAAATTTGTTCTTacgctcttcatcatgtgcAGTAGCTGAGTCAACTTCTTCGTCCGCATCTGCATCAGCTTCGTCGTGGTGATCCACGTCTGTTCCCCTGGCGCTATCGCGCGCGCCATCATGACTTCCGCTGTCAGTGTCCGGGTCAGGATCAGCAACAGCTGCCGCTGCTTTTCGTTTGGATCCGCGGGTGTTCTTTTTTACGGCGCGCGAAAGACGCTCTGCCAGATCAGTCTCTCTGTTGGTAGATCTCTTCTGGGGAGAAGCATCAGTGTCTTCAGCAGGTGTATGTGTACCGGTGCTTTCAGGCGCAGGGGTGGGCCCGTCTTGCAAAACAGTCTCTTCTGGCTGCTGGGGGATGTTCACATCAGTCGCATGCTCTGAGCTTGCTCGTTTTCTAAGCGGCTGTTCGGTTTCTGATTGATCGGCGGCGGGTGAACGCTTCCGTTTCCGCTCTTGGGCGTCATTTTTATGCTCGTCTTCGTGTCCAGCATTGTGTGCAATACTATGTTTTGTTGGCGAATCTTCACCGATTGTGGGGGAGCCTGTAgaatcatcgtcgtcatctaTTGCAGAttcgtcctcgtcgtcgttgTG is a genomic window containing:
- a CDS encoding related to PTA1-pre-tRNA processing protein / PF I subunit produces the protein MAANLSVSDQIRQLDDARKLVLGDVKYYPSVVKGILPIIGPSAALELRRWGAEFLAEAFSTPALPNGEKETMQPYVLPTLESMLENEREDPQVLRSVIQCVASIYPLAMRWIINNGYDTITWERMVAVKQKVLRIWDNASPTVRICCIKFAQRVVLAQTAATGSELRYGGTLDVSLDKVPPNHQSLDPRNLEAEASGLLDRMLATLQESSDALLVDATLNCMSILVRTRPGTSNRIINALVNFNPLKLANSPLTPKTRVMIRSMEKTTRMLLIHLMKRDPNNPMAHRIQQHVERMMQIMAEFFDDSGRKRPLEPAPQDANDPKRQRLSPAQIQIPPLGPGPHSLADVFTLIDNTALKNFDISLVPAPLVARIAVTTLSRLDPQVLSKAVDGIRGRLDTLANAPAPELNPNTAPLGVDEDDDDYEPDFYQAEDTEQILNKLDSSPMHDAPVLDDGLALKSFHLHQPSALTPETALTAGNGTVTRVIEMMKSLEDPAKKSKAGFSRLAASSGNRDSWMTILARLATRSVAGLEETSIKEEGGSSAPQSLSNNIRDVLYSYVMEDFRKHIDVAVSWLCEEWYNDKLQQKKGGDRPLYYEKCCMRLIDGFLPYLHPQDKVLTRFLSEIPELNKNLLSRVKHMCRDPSVVQLALTSLLYLVMMRPPVKEIALDTVQDIWTEFEESRPMAGKYLTKYRPTFMESARNAAGDTGQSASPAIAA
- a CDS encoding related to DEP1 protein, regulator of phospholipid metabolism — translated: MAVTASAPAPLSSPALGVADHEDSNISSPLSEVDTKDDNDEDIEHMNLDHDDEDSVRRSPRKKPPPTDDSDSVLSDAHSDVPSDGNVTEAETERLYDTPKHQRQRDVVVDQYNEGQVYEHTPSKLRRTANMHNDDEDESAIDDDDDSTGSPTIGEDSPTKHSIAHNAGHEDEHKNDAQERKRKRSPAADQSETEQPLRKRASSEHATDVNIPQQPEETVLQDGPTPAPESTGTHTPAEDTDASPQKRSTNRETDLAERLSRAVKKNTRGSKRKAAAAVADPDPDTDSGSHDGARDSARGTDVDHHDEADADADEEVDSATAHDEELERKQAAFKDWTVIEEMFGVFRDRLYKDRLERLEEEEQSLLASEPTHPEYLNMKQCLDDRLEQKLREINNEHEYRLKAHERRSVAQRAQIWGQYYQAVREKRERTLEALNQEWYDIQTARRSAHSLQDCGLLYPKDPAQRVRNAIAYNTEVSALATIAKYKGFPAGPEMSGATPSELEDDIAAIERAKRSRHKPVNQRREEYYAQPFDRLGPAGEQFLRETPWANPNHLLHKVHPTAASTEAPPDEMTSRGAHQASVPPGAQITQSPPLSARLSESPELTRTLLSPAHQAKRVGNRLPGVNRGTKAAAT